The Helianthus annuus cultivar XRQ/B chromosome 11, HanXRQr2.0-SUNRISE, whole genome shotgun sequence region caactAAATATCATATTTATTCTCGTGGGTTGACGACCACAAAATCCGTAAGTCGAACTCAACaaaaatgtgtatatatatttattattaaaataaatatacgCTCCGATTACCATAAATTGTCAGAAAATAATATCTTAAatattatttatgtatttattgaaACCCCTTTGTTGACATGAATATTTAGCCCACGCATAGTATTCATTTCTACACTTAAACATGTAGGGTCGTATGCTACGAGCATTTAGCCACCTAAACACGTTTCAACATAAACATGGAGTCACATAACCATCAAATAAACCGTTGATCGCTAAGTACTCTACTAATACCACTTATCGACCATTTCCGGAAAATATATTCCCCACATTTTTAAGGAtccgaaaatatatattttgtattttaaaataCTTGTATGTAAAAATATATTTAGTTTTCATAACGACGTCAAGACTTGGTCGTTTATACTTTCAAACTCGATTTTTGTAGGAATGATATACTTTGTACTAAAATACTTGTACATTTTGAAAAGGCCAAATTAATATAAAGCGACAATTTTTACTAAAAATCTCCAAAGTCTCGATTTTAAATATCATAAGACCCTTGACATACCGAATCATTATTTTACATATAACAATCCATATGATATTAAATATGTAACATCAACTGTTAACATATACTTTGCCCTTTCTAAACCATATTATGTCAAATTCTACCATTAACATAATATACACTTTAATAAACCAAATTCACCACTTTCCTCTTATTAAGTTATTTTTAACTCCTAAAAGAATACTTAATCAGGTTATATCATACAATAACTCATTTTTAATATCCACCAAATCTTAACATATGAGATTCACCGTTAAATATGTTAAACTATATTTTAACTCACTAAGATTGATTTTAACACTTATATATACAAGTACCACTTTTAAGATCATCATACATCCCACAAACTCTCTACATATATTTTACTTACATTTTAGACATAATCTCATATAACAACATCTTACACACCCATGACTTATAACTAACATCATGTTACATGCAAATAtccaaaaatcatttttttataaCTAGTAAGAACATAAACACAAACACCATATATTTATACACTTGGAAACCCTTCATTTCTTTTATCATCAACTTTACTTGTTTAACAAAATACTTTTTAACATCTCATTCGGTGACAACTTGCACAAATAGATATTAAATGGGTATATAAACAAGGTATAAATAAGATCCTTACCACTAGTCTAAAACTAGGAAAGATTACTTCTTGAAAGTAAATGTAGAAGCTTAGGTGTTGACAATAAACTCCAAGGTATTGCTCCAATCTTCCCAATCTCAACAGTTGGTAGAATTCTAGTGTAGTTATGTGTGTAGTggtagtttaaaaaaaaaaaattgagagGAATGTGGGTGTCCAGCCGAAAGTTTAAGGGTGAAAATGAGTGAGCTTATTTTCTTAGTTTGAGTGTTATGAAGAGTTATACCTAACACATGTTACACCATACTTCTTTTGACAAAAAATTTACTAACATCAAATCATTAGGTAATAGGGAAATGGGGGAGATGGGTTGGACGTATGGCATGTGGGTGtaatttgatttgtttttttttttttttttttacttggttGTACACTTGCAAGAATGGCATTTCTAGATATTTAGGTGCTTAGTCTAATTAGAATGTTTAGAATTAGTTAAAACTCTAATCTAGTTTAATTATCATTAGACAATAATGATTAAACAAtagattttttttgtttggtggaaTGTATAGATGTTAGAACACGATTAAAATAACATTGACGCGATACATCAAATAACTATTCTATGATACTTTCTTATCCGAAACAAGTTTTATATATTACTTGTGCCAAACACATAATAATGCCATAATTTTACAGTTCTAGGCATATTGGAACCGTGTCAGCATCTTTTATAATGTACCGGATAATCCACCAACGCTcgttctatttttttttatttacatactCTTATCGCTACACGAAGCGATAAGATGATACCAAACGACATCAAATGCAAACCCATGCATTTACCCGGACATTGCTAGACTTTATGGACTCAATTAATAATATAATTAAGTCTAAATGCacaaaatttaattaataaatagtgATTAGATCGTACGGATTAACCTGAAATTTTgtcggttgtcacattctccccccgttaaaagaatttcgtcccgaaattcaagccgAGTCATCCTGAACAGGAGTCTTCTCAAATAGGTGGGGATACTTCGTCTTCAtttgatcctcgcgttcccatgtaAACTCAGGTCCGCgcttggagttccaacgaactttaaccaatTTAATACGACTCCTCCTCAACTTTTGGACTTTCCAGTCCGTAACCTCGACCGGTTCTTCAATAAAGTGGAGTTTGTCATCGATACAGATTTCATCTGTAGGAATGATAAGCGTCTCGTCGGCTAGACACTTCTTCAAgttcgacacatggaatgtgTTATGAACGCTACTAAGCTCATCGGGCAACTTTAGTTTGTACGCGACGGTACCAACCTTGCCTAAAACCTCGAACGGCCCAATATACCTCGGATTAAGCTTACCACGCTTACCGAACCTTGcaacacccttccaaggtgagacttttagcaaaactttgtctccgacctcgaaggTTAAGGGTTTACGCCCAACGtccgcgtaacttttctgacgatcacgagccgccttgatacggtctctGATCTGAAAAATCTTGTCCGTGGTTTCTTGAACCAATTCTGGACCAATCAACTGTTTCTCACCGACCTCCGCCCAACATAACGGGGACCGACACTTCCTTCCATACAAAGCCTCAAATGGAGCAGCTTTGATGctcgtgtgataactattattatacgagaactctactaatggtaaatgagtatcccaatttccaccgaaatccatcacacatgcacggagcatgtcctcCAGTGTTTGAATGGTCCTTTCACTTTggccatccgtttgaggatgataggccGTACTTAGATCTACGCGAGATCCGAATGCCTTTTGGAAGGAACGCCAAAACCTTGAAATAAAACGGCCATCTCTGTCAGAGATTATAGAAACAGGCACCCCATGACGTGCCACTACTTCCTTGATATACAATTCCGCTAACGTTTTCATACtgtccttctcgcggataggtagaaagtgtgcggactttgtcaaacgatccacgattacccaaatcatgTCATTACCCTTAGATGTTCTAGGTAACTTTGAAATGAAATCCAtagaaatttgttcccatttccatatcgGGATTTCAGGTTGTTGTAACAAGCCAGAtggcttctgatattcggccttaaccttagaacaagtcaaacactttccCACGTAGGTCGCAATATCGCCTTTAAGATTGGGCCACCAATAAAATTCCTTCAAAtcatgatacatcttatcagcacctggATGAATCGAATACTtcgacttatgagcttcatctaAAACTAGATTACGTAACCCGCCAAACAATGGAACCCAAACACGACCCATGAAGTACAACGTTTCATCTTCCTTAGGTTCCAATTGTTGTTCCATGCCGCGCAAAGATTCTTCCTTAATAAACTCCGGTTTAAGAGCTTCACGTTGTGCGTCACGAATTTGAGTGGTGAGGCTCGTTTGGATTGTTAATCCTAACGCACGAACACGTAaagtcttaaccctttctttccGACTCAAGGCGTCCGCAacaacgttggccttgcccgggtgatactttatctcacaatcatagtcgttcaacaactcCACCCAGCGACGTTGgcgcatatttaattctttttgatcaaatatatgttgaagacttttatgatccgtgaaaaTGGTACACCGTGTACCGTAgagataatgtcgccaaatcttcaaagcgaacaccaccgcacccaattccaaatcatgggtggtgtagttcttctcatggacctTTAACTGACGCGATGcataagcgatgactttgtctcgttgcatcaacacacaacctaGGCCTTGATGcgaggcatcacaataaaccacaaaatcatccgtaccATCGGGTAGAGACAAAATTGGAGCACCGCAAAGTTTCTCTTTAAGTAACTGGAACGCTGATTCTTGTTTATCTCCCCagtcaaactttttatccttttgggTCAAGGCGGTTAAAGGCTGTgctatctttgaaaaattctcaatgaatcgtcgatagtACCCCGCCAATCCTAGAAACTGGCGTATTTCAGTTGGAGACTTTGGTGCTTCCCAGTTCTTTATAGCCTCTATCTTGgacggatcgacatgaatcccttTCTCGTTTACTACATGACCGAGAAACTGtacctcgcgaatccaaaattcgcatttcgaaaactttgcgTATAGTTTCTCGTTCTTCAGCAATTCGAGAATAAGCCTTAaatgttgctcatgctcttccttTGACCGCGAATATATTAatatatcatcaataaaaacaatcacaaatttgtccaagtaaggtttgcacacgcgattcattaaatccataaataCGGCCGGTGCGTTAGTCAAGCCGAaaggcatgacaagaaactcataatgaccgtaaCGGGTTCTAAACGCCATCTTGGGAATACTCTCCTCTTGAActcgcaactgatgatagcctgaacgcaAATCAATCTTCGAATAGAAACTAgaaccttgaagttgatcaaacaagtcatcgattcttggtaaagggtacctattcttgatagtgagcttgttcaactcccggtaatctatacacatacGGAAGgttccatctttctttttcacgaacaagaccggagctccccaaggcgagaaactCGGTCGGATGAAACCCTTGTCTAGCAATTCTTGAAGTTGGTTAGATAATTCCTGCAACTCTGACGGAGCTAAACGGTAAGGCGATTTAGCTACAGGGGCAGCTCCTGGGAccaagtcgatgcgaaactcgaCTTGCCTTTGTGggggcaatcctggcaagtcttcaggaaagacttcagggaATTCCCTCACAACAGGAATATCCTCAAGTTTAGGCTCCTCTGTCTTCTTATCAACTACGTGCGCCAAGAATGCGAAGCAACCCTTCCGTAGACATTTTTGGGCCTTCATGCAAGTAATAATTCGCAATGGGGTTCCACGTCTTTCTCCATGGACAGAAAGCGTCTCACCATCGGATAGAGGAATACGAATTATCTTTTCATGACAAATCACTTCGGCATGGTTtttcgacaaccaatccatgccgactACGACATCGAAGCTACCCAGTTGGACCGGTAGAAGATCTATACTAAATTCTTGATTGCACAAGACCAACGTGCAACCCTTAACAACCTCACATGACTTAACCAACTTTCCATTGGCCAATTCAATAGAGTAGGGTATATCTAGCTTGCTTGACTCTAAATTCAACATACGTTTAAAGTCGGTAGATACGAAGCTAaggtcggcaccagtatcaaaaagaATTGAAGCATAATGATTATTGAGAAGAAACGTACCCGTAACTACATTCGGGTCCTGACGAGCATCCTTAGCTCCAATCACGAAGGCTCGACCCTTAGCTGGGTTCAACTTAGGACATTGCCGCTTGAAATGATCCTCGGCACCGCACTCGTAGCATCCTTTGTCCTTCTTTGGTAACACCACCCTACAAGTTTCCATTTTGTGTCCCACCTTTCCACACCTTTTACACTTGGCACTTTCACAAGTGCCCACATGATGGTagttacatttgttgcacttgGGTAGAGGACCCGTATACTTTCTTGGACCAGAGCTTGTTGCGTTCATAGTAGCAGAGAAAGCTTTCACATCTTGAGTTGTTGCAGTTTGGTTTGTAGCGTTGTTACCCTTCTTGAAGTTAGACCATTTCCGTTTACCCAAACTCTTTGATTTATCGACTGAATCCTTCTTGTCACTTCCCTTCCTAGTTAGGGTCTCCATGCGCACCGCATCTTCAGTTAAACTAACAGCTAGGCTCACTGCACTTCGAATTGTAGCAGGGTGAGACGAGGTAACCATGCTACGGATTTCAGGTGCCAAACCCCATATATATATCGTTCGATTCTCTTGAACTCCGGTGTCACAAGGTAGGGAACTACCctggacaaatcatggaaccgTTGCGTATACCCCGCAACATCAGCGCCGATCATAGTTAGATTCCAAAATTCTGTCTCTAGTCTTTGGATTTCAGCTCTCGAGCAGTACTCTTCTCGCATCAATTCCCGAAGTCCTTCCCATGTCATCCCATAAGCGGCCTCATCACCTAatgtttgaacctgaaggttccaccaagtcaacgcctCATCCAGAAAGAGGCAAGTAACATACATCACCGTTTGTTCCGGGGTACATTTGCTGATACGGATCACCGATTCCGTCTTCTCCACCCAACGTACAAACCCAACGGCTCCCTCGGTACCATTGAAGTTTAGAGGCTTGCAGTCGAGGAATGCCTTATAAGTGCACCCTGGAATGATAGTACCTCCTGAATTATCAAGATATAATTATTATAAGAATAACATAATCAAGAAAATCCATAGTTGCCATGCAAAACCAACTATTACCAATCACAATGTTCCCACCCGTTCCTGATCCTCCAGGTCCAGAACCTCCGGAGCCTCCAGTACCGCCGCTGGAATCGACACGGTTTGCTTCATACTGTGCAATGGCGGTAGCAATGCGCTGTTCCAACAAAGCTTCCAACTCTGCCTCCGTGGTGGGAAGTTGGTAATTCGGTTGTTTACGAGTATTTCTTCGTTTCGGAGCCATGGTATTCTGATGTAAAATATCAAAAGAATTTTAGACATATATTTCAACAAATATTGCCAACTATGTACGAATATAAGAATACAACCGTTCTTAATAACCATATGATGACATTGACAAGTATCACTAACAATCATGAGTGCACGAGTAATAAAAATTATATGATTAATCACCATCATAATAATTGCAGTGTCATACAAGTACCACACCATAACAACCACAACATCATAATAATCATGAAAAGAACAAAATACAACGCATCAAAATAAAATACCATAATTTACATATCATTCAAACTTGTTCCATTGTTTCGTGAAGGATCCAAAAGAGCTCAAGGCTACATCACCTTGGCTTACAAGTTTAGACAATATACAAAAAGGTAAAGTTTCTTCCACGAGCAATCTTCGTAACCAAACGTAAGATCATCACATCACAACTACTGGGGTGGGGGCTGGGGTGGTCGTGTCTCGAGTGCCGCCCTGACTCTAGCTAAGTCCTCCTCGATAACTCTCATCCCATGAGCGAGTGTAGTCACCCTAGCCTGAACCTCTGAAATCTTAGAATCCGTCATACCAAAAGTCAGATCGTGGCGTGCTGAAGCTGAAGTGAGGATAATCATCTGTTCGGCATCGTTGATTCTTCGTTGTCGTATAACATCCAACTCCCTATCAATCCTATGCATAAACACATGTAGGAGCATCTCAATAGAATCTATCCTCTTCTCGAGGGTGGGTGGAAACATGGGAGAACGGTAGCAAGGATCGGAAGGCGACATGGTGGTTGGGGGTCGAGAAGGTCCGCCCGTCTCGAGCTTTGGGGGCACAAGAAAGCCAGCAGCTCGGAATCTCTCAATGAAAGGGCTGGCTGTAGCGGGACATGAAGGTCCTCCAATCTCAAAAACAGAAGGAATCTCCCTCCTGGGCTCGCTAACTCTCTCATCATCGACTTGAGCAAGAATAGCGCGAGACGGTCCACCCATCTCGAGAGTAGTGGGAGCTATAAGCTCTGCAGCAGTGCCACAGTCCGTAGCGTGAGCACTAGGACCTACGGCTCTAAGAGAAGAAGAAGATACACTATTAGTAGTGTCGGAAGATGAAATGTCCATGACGGACACAACTGGGGAAGAGACCTCTAGAATCGCAATATCAAACGCCTCGCCCACTCCTATGTCATCGTCGACATGATCAACATGAAACACTGGAACCTTGTCCCCACCAGCAGGGACATCAACACGAGGGACCTCAATCGCAAGGGGAGGGATGTCAATAATAAGGTGTCCATCGGGGTGACCTACGACAACTACACCAGGGACTAGAACATCCCCCAGATCGAGAATATCATCCATCAGCACAGGGCCACCTAAGGCTATTATCTCCCCCTCACCACTAACGCCACTCAGCACATCGACAGACACGTAGTCCGGATCCTCCTCCGGCTCAGTATCCGTCTCCGGCACTACTTCCATAGCGGGCTCATCATCCGACTCCAACTCGATCACCTCCTCATCGGACACGAGGTCAATGATCCCCTCGTCTGAATCTGAAATGTCGATAGGATCTGAAGCTGACGACATCGTGACCTGGCAAGATAATCCGTACAAACACAtgtatatataaattatatatatgtatataaatcaCAAAACCCTCCACATGAACCAAATAACTTGCCTATACAATATAGGCCAAACCATGCATACCCAAAACTCCTTTCTACACTAAGTAGACTAAACCATGAATCCCGCCTACGACTCGTAGACCCAACCATGAACGTGATGCAATGCAATGAAACTTTTCAGGCAAGTGAAAACGTTTAATGCGTGGCACCTAGATACGAGattatagtctagactcgagaccgaatcctagttcactataatcgaggctctgataccaatctgtcacaccccgccGAAGGCGGAAACGCAAGGTGCGACCATGAAAGGATTTCAAGCATACGATAAGCAAACAACTAATATGATTAAGCATCAACGATACCGAAGTTTAAAGTTTACAAACCATAACAATATATTTAGTTTACACAACTTCCAGTTTCAAAAACACATACGACCAAAAGTTATATTGTTTATAAAGTTCCTAGGATTTGTCAAGTATATTTCCGATACGATGAAATATACAAGGCAAAACCCCCAAAAGGTATCGTCCATGATGCATGCAACTTCTTAAAGCCACGAACCAAATTTCACTTACCTGAAAATCATGCttaaaaatgtcaacataatgctggtgagttcacagGTTTAAATGACACAAATGAAACTTAGActcatttgataaaaaaaattagtatGCGTAGTTAATGAAATCACGAAAGTCAAATCATGGTCTTGCAAAAACCGTGATACATGTGCCGACATAAGCCCGTAACCAAACCATAACGATGATGCCTCGCCACATCGTGCACCATGACGATGTCTAAGAATATTTGGACACAATTGCACTCCCACAGGGTCACGACCGACCAGGAGCGGGGCTCGTTAAACCCAATAGATCTATTCGACTGTTCCGCGGTCATTACCACGACTAATGGTTACTAAAGAAACAATAACACGAGGACTTCCGAGCTCTAAAACCAACCAACTTATGTGCACAAAATAGACAAAAATGGATTTCATTCCCACTACCATACCCCGTAACCAAGCATGATTTTCCCCCGatttaaataaacatttaaataaGTAAAAGGGGCCGTGAAGACTCACAAACTGCGTTCCGTGCGTATGCTAGCAAAACCAAATGTCCAAAATAATTCCCGACCTACACGTGTCCTAATACAATAAGACACTAGGTCTAAATATATGTCTACTCGACAAGTCGTTCACCAAACTTGTTTAGACAAAGTGAGATGTTaacctttttaaataaaattgttTAATTCTTACGACGCGTTGGTGGTGGTTATCCGAGAATTCCCaagtatttatatataatacaacaaatatatatatttcacacaTTGTCACACAATGTCATGTCGAGACCTAGTACCGAACTATAAATTCAAACccgtaaatatatatttaacaactAAATATCATATTTATTCTCGTGGGTTGACGACCACAAAATCCGTAAGTCGAACTCAACaaaaatgtgtatatatatttattattaaaacaAATATACGCTCCGATTACCATAAATTGTCAGAAAATAATATCTTAAatattatttatgtatttattgaaACCCCTTTGTTGACACGAATATTTAGCCCACGCATAGTATTTATTTCTACACTTAAACATGTACGGTCGTATGCTACGAGCATTTAGCCACCTAAACACGTTTCAACATAAACATGGAGTCACATAACCATCAAATAAATCGTTGATCGCTAAGTACTCTACTAATACCACTTATCGACCATTTCCGGAAAATATATTCCCCACATTTTTAAGGAtccgaaaatatatattttgtat contains the following coding sequences:
- the LOC118484078 gene encoding uncharacterized protein LOC118484078 is translated as METLTRKGSDKKDSVDKSKSLGKRKWSNFKKGNNATNQTATTQDVKAFSATMNATSSGPRKYTGPLPKCNKCNYHHVGTCESAKCKRCGKVGHKMETCRVVLPKKDKGCYECGAEDHFKRQCPKLNPAKGRAFVIGAKDARQDPNVVTGTFLLNNHYASILFDTGADLSFVSTDFKRMLNLESSKLDIPYSIELANGKLVKSCEVVKGCTLVLCNQEFSIDLLPVQLGSFDVVVGMDWLSKNHAEVICHEKIIRIPLSDGETLSVHGERRGTPLRIITCMKAQKCLRKGCFAFLAHVVDKKTEEPKLEDIPVVREFPEVFPEDLPGLPPQRQVEFRIDLVPGAAPVAKSPYRLAPSELQELSNQLQELLDKGYHQLRVQEESIPKMAFRTRYGHYEFLVMPFGLTNAPAEEHEQHLRLILELLKNEKLYAKFSKCEFWIREVQFLGHVVNEKGIHVDPSKIEAIKNWEAPKSPTEIRQFLGLAGYYRRFIENFSKIAQPLTALTQKDKKFDWGDKQESAFQLLKEKLCGAPILSLPDGTDDFVVYCDASHQGLGCVLMQRDKVIAYASRQLKANVVADALSRKERVKTLRVRALGLTIQTSLTTQIRDAQREALKPEFIKEESLRGMEQQLEPKEDETLYFMGRVWVPLFGGLRNLVLDEAHKSKYSIHPGADKMYHDLKEFYWWPNLKGDIATYVGKCLTCSKVKAEYQKPSGLLQQPEIPIWKWEQISMDFISKLPRTSKGNDMIWGVARFGKRGKLNPRYIGPFEVLGKVGTVAYKLKLPDELSSVHNTFHVSNLKKCLADETLIIPTDEICIDDKLHFIEEPVEVTDWKVQKLRRSRIKLVKVRWNSKRGPEFTWEREDQMKTKYPHLFEKTPVQDDSA